The Oryza glaberrima chromosome 9, OglaRS2, whole genome shotgun sequence genome includes a window with the following:
- the LOC127783857 gene encoding uncharacterized protein LOC127783857, which produces MEMLLQVLTAADSTVREGLNAQVQALVEERAALEAEWAQLTADRAWVDEGCRAVDDMVKVGHERARFAQEFEATIRRQSRSSTGTSAQDAHSQEQAQRAQELEGRAQALEERARLLDQRESTLATHERTAAEAEASLRLREEAAAERDRTTVTAKASAARRAEELRLREEACRERDAVLTEHEAEVNRREVAERRLGEQLAKREEAVAGREARHLESAHAERAAMAARASELEAREKDLAAGG; this is translated from the exons ATGGAGATGCTCCTGCAGGTGCTCACCGCCGCCGATTCCACCGTCCGGGAGGGGCTCAACGCCCAAGTTCAAGCCCTGGTGGAAGAGCGGGCGGCCTTGGAGGCAGAGTGGGCACAGCTCACTGCGGACCGCGCGTGGGTTGACGAGGGGTGCCGCGCCGTGGACGACATGGTGAAGGTGGGAC ATGAGCGCGCCCGCTTCGCGCAGGAGTTTGAGGCCACGATTCGTCGGCAATCGAGGTCCTCAACCGGAACCAGCGCGCAGGACGCGCACAGCCAGGAGCAGGCGCAGCGAGCCCAGGAGCTGGAAGGGCGGGCTCAGGCGCTGGAGGAGCGAGCGCGTCTGCTAGATCAGCGGGAGTCCACCTTGGCCACTCACGAgagaacggcggcggaggcggaggcctcCCTTCGCCTTCGTGAGGAGGCCGCAGCCGAGCGTGACCGGACCACCGTCACCGCGAAAGCTTCGGCGGCCCGTCGCGCGGAGGAGCTACGGCTCCGGGAAGAGGCGTGCCGGGAACGGGACGCCGTACTCACCGAGCACGAAGCCGAGGTGAACCGCCGTGAGGTGGCGGAGCGCCGGCTGGGCGAGCAACTCGCGAAACGCGAGGAGGCCGTCGCCGGGCGCGAGGCTCGGCATCTGGAGAGTGCTCATGCCGAGCGCGCGGCGATGGCAGCGAGGGCTTCTGAGCTGGAGGCCCGGGAGAAGGACCTGGCGGCAGGCGGGTAG
- the LOC127784593 gene encoding ethylene-response factor C3-like, which yields MMQPPYTYSNSYHHIHSSLPPEMSDRDVDMHILTALMADMADSSSSSSSSSSSDDSDMRASAAAAEPEHRRSPAPPPPPRQQQLIGVRKRPWGKFAAEIRDSTRKGARVWLGTFDSPEAAAMAYDQAAFSVRGASAVLNFPLHRVQESLQALALGAAGGSPVLALKRRHSIRKRRKPTKHMLLMQQQQQEPTVVELEDLGADYLEELLRLSESSSSSSSSISNFTTTPNRHCQC from the coding sequence ATGATGCAGCCACCGTACACGTACAGCAACAGCTACCACCATATCCATAGCAGCTTGCCGCCGGAGATGAGCGACCGCGACGTCGACATGCACATCCTCACCGCTCTCATGGCCGACATGGCCGattcgtcatcctcctcctcctcctcatcatcatccgacGACTCCGACATGcgagcatcagcagcagcagctgagcCTGAGCACCGGAGGAgccctgcaccgccgccgccaccgaggcaGCAGCAGTTGATCGGGGTGCGGAAGCGTCCATGGGGCAAGTTCGCCGCCGAGATCCGCGACTCCACCCGCAAGGGCGCTCGCGTGTGGCTGGGCACCTTCGACAGCCCAgaggccgccgccatggcctacGACCAAGCCGCCTTCTCCGTCCGGGGCGCCTCCGCCGTCCTCAACTTCCCCCTCCACCGCGTCCAGGAGTCGCTCCAGGCACTcgccctcggcgccgccggaggaTCGCCGGTACTCGCCCTCAAGCGCCGCCACTCCATCCGCAAGCGCCGCAAGCCTACCAAGCACATGCTGCtcatgcaacaacaacaacaagagccGACGGTGGTGGAGCTGGAGGACCTCGGTGCCGACTACCTGGAGGAGCTCCTCCGCCTATCcgagtcctcctcctcctcttcttcctccatctccaACTTCACCACTACACCAAATCGTCATTGCCAATGCTAG
- the LOC127784592 gene encoding chitin elicitor receptor kinase 1-like: MCKSRSDAVPVSSVASRSRRSSATTSSSSSSSRRPGPASSSISGSTASAASSSSSSLAAARASLPDPPVLYPFQEVAGATNNFLAKRAPASTYWPCTLRGRHAALFQLRRAPPPRDTVTGKLLAATARYHHTSLAPLLGGCVAGAHLYIAYELPPGAATLSACLRSPRNPSFTALRTWLSRVQVAADVAQGLDYIHHHAAAVHGRVSSSTVLVSDPGLRARLTHMGAAQLAELEDEEEPSREADVRAFGLLLLELLSGEQATTYRVREAVVETAAAARANGRVRSWVDRRLGDSFPQAVAERLLDVGLRCASASPPPEMTWVAGKISKAYLDSRAWDHSLQRPQAHLSSVSLAPR; the protein is encoded by the coding sequence ATGTGCAAGTCCAGATCCGACGCAGTGCCCGTCTCCTCCGTTGCTTCCCGATCCCGCCGCTCCTCGGCcaccacctcttcctcctcctcctcttccaggCGGCCGGGCCCGGCCTCTTCGTCGATCTCCGGTAGCACAGCCAGCGCCGCGTCTTCCAGTTCAAGCtcccttgccgccgcccgcgcctccctcccggATCCGCCCGTGCTCTACCCGTTccaggaggtcgccggcgccaccaACAACTTCCTCGCCAAGCGCGCCCCGGCCTCCACCTACTGGCCCTGCACCCTGCgcggccgccacgccgcccTCTTCCAGCTCCGCCGCGCACCACCTCCACGCGACACCGTGACCGGCAAGCtactcgccgccaccgccaggtACCACCATACCAGCCTCGCCCCCCTGCTGGGCGGCTGCGTCGCGGGAGCCCACCTGTACATCGCCTACGAGTTACCCCCGGGAGCCGCCACGCTGAGCGCCTGCCTCCGCAGCCCTCGCAACCCCAGCTTCACCGCCCTCCGCACCTGGCTCTCCCGCGTCCAGGtagccgccgacgtcgcccaAGGCCTCGACTACATCCAccaccatgccgccgccgtgcacggccgcgtctcctcctccaccgtgcTCGTCTCCGACCCCGGCCTCCGCGCGCGGCTCACGCACATGGGCGCGGCGCAGTTGGCGGAATTGGAAGATGAGGAGGAGCCGTCGCGGGAGGCAGACGTGCGCGCCTtcgggctgctgctgctggagctgCTGTCCGGAGAGCAGGCGACCACGTACCGGGTCCGGGAGGCGGTGGttgagacggcggcggcggcgcgggccaaCGGGCGGGTGAGGAGCTGGGTGGACAGGAGGCTGGGCGACTCGTTCccgcaggcggtggcggagaggcTGCTGGATGTGGGGCTGCGGtgcgcctccgcctcgccaccgccggagatgacgtggGTCGCCGGAAAGATATCCAAGGCCTACCTCGACTCACGGGCTTGGGACCACTCGCTTCAGCGCCCGCAGGCCCACCTCTCGTCTGTCTCGCTCGCCCCGCGCTGA
- the LOC127784590 gene encoding P-loop NTPase domain-containing protein LPA1 homolog produces MAAVQGQGQGQGKLLYIVVVDDDGATFRYTRSLLHSTLQLMGCKPRHAFEISGRVFDEIRGHMGGDMAMGGGGGVQRYELAADAEAASPRQFQFELYKRRTTLLIPRPLFLRLVCHALALYKYVAPDQRSDLHRACRIRERKESVTILLCGTSGCGKSTLSTLLGSRLGITTVVSTDSIRHMMRSFVEEKQNPLLWASTYHAGECLDPVAVADAKARRKAKKRSGISTTSTINFDKTRPLNDKPDGKPIGKKQMAIEGYKAQSEMVIDSLDRLITAWEDRKESVVVEGVHLSLNFVMGLMRKHPSIIPFMIYISDEGKHTERFAVRAKYMTLDPTKNKYVKYISNIRTIQEYLCSRADKYLVPKVNNTNVDRSVASIHATVFSCLRRRAAGDQLYDPATNTVAVVNEEYKNQCVANSMSSKGMFKLIQRLGSSRKLMAIVNVDGSVSKAWPVESSSGDGKGGSENGSKKYVGDPIYGPLNIGRAESVNLQFGAFGISAWPTDAGCTSQAGSVNESWDNANEGTGSHVPSSSGSPKKLDGHCKEIKESVAASGSDDDEEEEEEAADVPPNSGSEEDLSEEDIRAIHEEMEGSVDEDCNRSDEEYDDLAMRDCMENGFLTDDGVVHTVFDGNGQKHSTLRKRQVNLRTLSKIDLDSPDTARSSSALPISASSKRNGTRRWKRSLSESFRSRPRSAPSLVELTPKHKGSAVPEVAPDK; encoded by the exons ATGGCCGCCGTGCAGGGGCAGGGGCAGGGGCAGGGGAAGCTCCTGTACATTGTGGTggtcgacgacgatggcgccACCTTCCGCTACACGCGCTCCCTCCTCCACAGCACTCTGCAGCTGATGGGATGCAAGCCGCGCCATGCCTTCGAG ATCAGCGGCAGGGTGTTCGACGAGATCCGAGGTCACATGGGCGGTGACAtggccatgggcggcggcggtggcgtgcagCGCTACGAGCTGGCCGCCGACGCGGAAGCCGCCAGCCCCAGGCAGTTCCAGTTCGAGCTCTACAAGCGCCGCACCACCCTTCTCATCCCTCGCCCGCTCTTCCTCCGCCTCGTCTGCCACGCCCTCGCCCTCTACAAGTATGTCGCCCCCGACCAGCGCTCTGATCTCCACCGAGCCTGCag GATCCGGGAAAGGAAGGAATCAGTCACCATTCTTCTCTGCGGAACCAGCGGCTGCGGCAAGTCTACTCTTTCCACCTTGCTG GGGAGCAGATTAGGAATCACTACTGTAGTCTCCACCGATTCCATTCGCCACATGATGCGGAGCTTTGTTGAAGAGAAACAAAATCCCCTTCTCTGGGCATCTACCTATCATGCAGGCGAATGCCTCGACCCAGTAGCGGTCGCTGATGCTAAAGCTAGGCGCAAAGCCAAAAAACGCTCAGGCATCTCAACGACCTCAACCATCAATTTTGATAAAACCAGGCCTCTCAATGACAAACCTGACGGCAAACCAATTGGGAAGAAGCAGATGGCCATAGAAGGCTACAAAGCACAAAGTGAGATGGTCATTGATAGTTTGGATCGGTTGATTACTGCCTGGGAGGATCGCAAGGAATCAGTTGTTGTTGAGGGTGTTCACCTAAGCCTTAATTTTGTG ATGGGGCTAATGAGGAAACATCCTTCTATAATACCTTTTATGATCTACATATCCGATGAGGGCAAGCACACCGAGAGGTTTGCCGTACGTGCAAAGTACATGACACTTGACCCAACAAAAAATAAGTACGTCAAATACATCAGCAACATTAGAACTATCCAAGAGTACCTCTGCAGCCGAGCCGACAAATACCTAGTTCCCAAGGTGAACAACACTAATGTTGATCGGAGTGTGGCTTCTATCCATGCCACTGTCTTTAGCTGCCTCCGTAGGAGAGCTGCTGGTGATCAGTTATATGACCCTGCTACAAACACAGTGGCAGTTGTAAACGAGGAATACAAAAACCAATGTGTGGCCAACTCCATGAGTTCCAAGGGGATGTTCAAATTGATTCAAAGGTTAGGATCCTCAAGAAAGCTCATGGCCATTGTCAATGTGGATGGATCTGTTTCAAAGGCTTGGCCAGTTGAGTCCAGCAGCGGGGATGGAAAAGGTGGTTCGGAAAATGGCAGTAAGAAATATGTAGGCGATCCAATATACGGGCCTCTAAATATTGGAAGGGCAGAGTCAGTCAATCTCCAGTTTGGCGCTTTCGGAATAAGTGCCTGGCCTACTGATGCAGGCTGTACAAGTCAAGCTGGAAGTGTCAACGAGTCATGGGACAATGCTAATGAAGGCACTGGAAGCCATGTTCCTTCTTCTTCTGGTTCTCCTAAGAAGTTGGATGGACATTGTAAAGAG ATTAAAGAATCAGTAGCGGCATCTGGAAGTGATgatgacgaagaagaagaagaagaagcggctgATGTTCCACCTAATTCAGGGAGTGAGGAGGACCTAAGTGAAGAAGACATAAGGGCGATCCATGAGGAG ATGGAAGGTTCCGTCGATGAAGATTGCAATAGGTCTGATGAGGAATATGATGACCTGGCCATGCGTGATTGCATGGAGAATGGTTTTTTGACCGACGATGGTGTTGTTCACACCGTATTTGATGGCAACGGACAGAAGCACAGCACATTGAGAAAGCGTCAAGTTAATTTGCGTACCCTATCAAAGATCGACTTAGACTCTCCTGACACTGCACGCTCTTCTTCTGCTCTTCCTATTAGCGCAAGCAGCAAGCGAAATGGCACAAGGAGGTGGAAGCGGTCCTTGAGTGAATCATTTCGTTCACGGCCACGGAGTGCTCCATCTTTAGTGGAATTGACGCCAAAGCACAAGGGCTCAGCCGTTCCAGAGGTGGCTCCCGACAAGTAG
- the LOC127785276 gene encoding ABC transporter F family member 1-like produces MVSDASKKKAAQKKAAAAAKRGDKAASSSSSTAAAKAAITLSERTCTAVLTSHPLSRDIHIESLSLTFHGHDLLLDTDLELNYGRRYGLLGLNGCGKSCLLKAIGCRELPIPPHMDIYHLTHEIEASDMSALQAVISCDEQRLQLEKEAEILAAQDDGGGEALDRVYERLEAIDASTAEKRAAEILFGLGFNKHMQAKKTRDFSGGWRMRIALARALFMNPTILLLDEPTNHLDLEACVWLEETLKKFDRILVVISHSQDFLNGVCTNIIHMQNRKLKLYTGNYDQYVQTRAELEENQMKQYRWEQDQIASMKEYIARFGHGSAKLARQAQSKEKTLAKMERGGLTEKVVRDKVLTFRFTDVGTLPPPVLQFVEVTFGYTPDNLIYKNLDFGVDLDSRVALVGPNGAGKSTLLKLMTGDLIPLDGMVRRHNHLRIAQFHQHLAEKLDLDMSALQYMMKEYPGNEEERMRAAIGKFGLSGKAQVMPMRNLSDGQRSRVIFAWLAWREPHMLLLDEPTNHLDIETIDSLAEALNEWDGGLVLVSHDFRLINQVAQEIWVCEKQAVTRWEGDIMEFKEHLRSKAGVDD; encoded by the exons ATGGTGTCCGACGCCAGCAAGAAGAAGGCGGCGCAgaagaaggccgccgccgctgccaagaGGGGTGACAAGGCcgcctcatcttcctcctcaaccgccgccgccaaggccgcCATTACTCTCTCCGAGCGCACCTGCACCGCCGTCCTCACCTCCCATCCCCTCTCCCGCGACATCCAC ATCGAGTCCCTCTCCCTCACATTCCACGGCCATGACCTGCTTCTTGACACCGACCTGGAGCTCAACTACGGCAG GCGATATGGTTTGCTTGGCTTAAACGGCTGTGGAAAGTCCTGTCTCCTCAAAGCTATAGGATGCCGGGAGCTTCCTATCCCTCCACACATGGACATCTATCATCTCACCCATGAGATCGAGGCTTCCGACATGTCTGCGCTACAAGCTGTCATCAGCTGTGACGAACAGAGACTCCAGCTCGAGAAGGAGGCTGAAATCTTGGCCGCTCAA gatgacggtggcggcgaagccCTGGACCGCGTTTATGAACGCTTAGAAGCCATCGACGCATCCACCGCTGAAAAGCGTGCTGCAGAGATTTTGTTTGGCTTGGGTTTTAACAAGCACATGCAGGCAAAGAAAACCCGTGATTTCTCTGGCGGTTGGCGCATGAGGATCGCTTTGGCTAGGGCGCTCTTCATGAATCCAACTATCCTTTTGCTTGATGAGCCCACCAATCATCTAG ATCTTGAGGCCTGTGTCTGGCTGGAGGAAACCTTGAAGAAATTTGACCGTATACTTGTCGTCATATCACACTCCCAGGACTTCCTAAATGGAGTATGTACAAATATCATCCACATGCAAAACAGGAAGCTCAAGCTATACACTGGCAACTATGACCAGTATGTCCAAACACGAGCCGAGCTTGAAGAAAATCAAATGAAACAATACAGATGGGAGCAGGACCAGATTGCCTCGATGAAGGAGTACATTGCACGGTTTGGTCACGGATCTGCCAAGCTGGCCCGACAGGCTCAAAGTAAAGAGAAAACTCTTGCTAAGATGGAGCGTGGTGGGCTCACGGAGAAGGTTGTAAGGGATAAGGTATTGACGTTCCGCTTCACTGATGTTGGCACGCTACCACCTCCAGTGCTGCAGTTTGTGGAGGTCACATTTGGGTACACACCAGACAACCTGATCTACAAGAACCTAGATTTTGGTGTTGACCTTGACTCAAGGGTGGCGCTGGTTGGTCCTAATGGGGCTGGGAAGAGTACGCTCCTTAAACTCATGACAGGTGATCTCATACCGCTGGACGGCATGGTGAGGCGACACAACCATCTCAGGATCGCACAATTCCACCAGCACCTTGCAGAGAAGCTGGACCTGGACATGTCAGCTCTGCAGTACATGATGAAGGAATACCCAgggaacgaggaggagaggatgaggGCAGCCATCGGCAAGTTTGGGTTGTCAGGGAAGGCACAGGTAATGCCAATGAGGAACCTGTCGGACGGGCAGAGGAGCAGAGTGATATTTGCATGGTTGGCGTGGAGGGAGCCACACATGCTGCTGCTGGATGAGCCAACGAACCATCTGGACATTGAAACAATCGACTCTCTTGCAGAGGCGCTGAATGAATGGGATGGAGGGCTTGTGCTGGTGAGCCATGACTTCAGGCTGATCAACCAAGTGGCGCAGGAGATATGGGTGTGCGAAAAGCAGGCGGTGACCAGGTGGGAAGGTGACATCATGGAGTTCAAGGAGCACCTGAGGAGCAAGGCCGGAGTGGACGATTGA